In Pseudomonadota bacterium, a single window of DNA contains:
- a CDS encoding transposase yields MTSKSVACLVSDRDVPKTHSWPHVSDEQRLLGKALKTIEYRREFPERFGSIEDARSSCWAFFFWYNEGYLHTGIGLLTSKSCATVGHTDAGIQCRQAAVSGAYARHTDRLMHRATRDHRKSPKPCGSTCRQPSIRSTKFFRKMSQSR; encoded by the coding sequence ATGACCTCAAAGTCCGTGGCCTGTCTGGTCTCCGACCGGGACGTTCCCAAGACTCATAGCTGGCCACACGTCTCCGATGAACAACGCCTTCTCGGAAAGGCATTAAAGACCATCGAGTATCGACGGGAGTTCCCGGAACGCTTCGGGTCAATCGAGGACGCTCGTAGTTCTTGCTGGGCCTTCTTCTTTTGGTACAACGAGGGATATCTGCACACCGGCATCGGTCTGCTCACCTCGAAATCCTGCGCTACGGTCGGTCACACCGACGCCGGGATCCAATGCCGCCAGGCCGCCGTGAGTGGCGCCTATGCACGCCACACCGACCGACTCATGCATCGCGCCACCCGAGACCACAGGAAAAGCCCGAAGCCGTGTGGATCAACCTGCCGGCAACCGAGCATACGGAGCACCAAATTTTTCCGAAAGATGTCGCAAAGTCGTTGA
- a CDS encoding DUF1929 domain-containing protein, with translation MPYRHPIFALTVALIALCFGPTPSAAQTNVIGQWSLVAPLPFFPIHTHLLPTGKVMIWPGDGGVSGNDPRSWDPADQSVSILSKPGYDLFCSGHSFLADGTLFVAGGHISNNVGLSRASRYNPFTNAWSSPPLPNMNAGRWYPTTTVLGNGDVLVVSGDIDLTVGVNTLPQVFQVSTGTWRSLTNAQLAQDLYPWMLLAPNGKVFHAGPTGTTRYLDTSGTGAWGFVATRAFNGHRGFGSAVMYAPGKVLVMGGGLNPPTNTAEVIDLNAASPSWHAVGSMQFARRQINATLLPDGTVLVTGGTAAPGFNDPSGAVHAAELWDPATENWTTLASSSGIPRVYHSAALLLPDGRVLSTGGNGFPDTEIYSPPYLFKGTRPTVTSAPPSVAYGQSFFVETPDALTTSKITVLRLSSVTHAFNQSQYINELSFSQTTGGLDVTAPPSGNVAPPGYYLLFILNGSGVPSVAKFVQLVGTTAPDTTPPTVSITAPAEGATVSGTAVAVSAAASDNVGVVGVQFKLDGANLGAEDTTAPYSVTWNTTTATDGAHTLSAVARDAANNTTTSAGVSVSVSNAASCPQTALNVSAATSDGGFAYFIGGSFGTPADNSSNFNQSTLRLFENSLELGPAHSIHANIRNLGQGRFSHWSSTTGTGEALRFAASDNTNPRTNGRSYTYCVP, from the coding sequence ATGCCGTACCGACATCCGATCTTCGCTCTCACCGTCGCCCTGATCGCGTTGTGCTTCGGCCCCACGCCGAGCGCCGCGCAGACCAACGTCATCGGGCAGTGGTCCCTCGTCGCGCCGCTGCCTTTTTTTCCGATCCATACCCATTTGCTGCCTACCGGGAAGGTGATGATCTGGCCGGGCGACGGCGGGGTGTCCGGCAACGATCCGCGGTCCTGGGATCCCGCCGACCAGAGCGTGTCGATCCTCAGCAAGCCGGGCTACGACCTCTTCTGCAGCGGCCACTCGTTCCTGGCTGACGGCACCCTCTTCGTAGCCGGCGGCCACATCTCGAATAACGTGGGTCTGTCGCGGGCGAGCAGATATAATCCCTTCACCAACGCGTGGAGCTCGCCCCCCTTGCCCAACATGAACGCGGGCCGCTGGTACCCGACCACCACCGTCTTGGGTAACGGCGACGTTCTGGTGGTCTCCGGTGACATTGACCTCACGGTCGGCGTCAACACGCTGCCCCAGGTGTTCCAGGTGTCGACGGGGACGTGGCGGAGCCTCACCAACGCGCAGCTCGCGCAGGACCTCTACCCCTGGATGCTGCTGGCACCGAACGGCAAGGTCTTCCATGCAGGACCGACGGGGACGACCCGCTATCTCGATACGTCGGGCACCGGCGCTTGGGGCTTCGTGGCGACTCGGGCATTCAACGGACACCGTGGTTTCGGGTCGGCGGTGATGTACGCACCAGGCAAGGTCCTGGTGATGGGAGGCGGCCTAAATCCGCCGACGAATACCGCCGAGGTCATCGACCTCAACGCGGCATCGCCGAGTTGGCACGCTGTCGGCTCCATGCAATTCGCCCGGCGCCAGATCAACGCCACGCTGTTGCCCGACGGCACGGTGCTGGTCACCGGCGGCACCGCCGCGCCCGGCTTCAACGATCCCAGCGGTGCCGTGCATGCGGCAGAGCTTTGGGATCCGGCGACCGAAAACTGGACGACGCTCGCCAGCAGCTCGGGAATTCCCCGCGTGTACCACTCTGCGGCGCTCCTGCTGCCGGATGGCCGCGTCTTGAGCACGGGCGGTAACGGGTTCCCGGACACTGAGATCTATTCGCCGCCGTATCTCTTCAAGGGAACCAGGCCGACGGTCACGTCGGCGCCGCCCAGCGTCGCCTATGGGCAGTCCTTCTTCGTCGAAACGCCGGACGCCTTGACGACCTCCAAGATCACAGTGCTGAGGCTCTCCTCAGTGACTCATGCTTTCAACCAGAGTCAGTACATCAACGAGCTGAGTTTTTCGCAAACCACGGGTGGCCTCGACGTCACGGCCCCTCCTAGCGGCAATGTTGCGCCTCCTGGCTACTACCTGCTCTTCATCCTGAACGGGAGCGGGGTCCCATCCGTCGCCAAGTTCGTCCAGCTCGTCGGTACGACAGCCCCCGACACCACCCCGCCGACGGTTTCAATCACCGCGCCGGCCGAGGGCGCCACCGTCTCGGGTACTGCGGTCGCGGTCTCGGCCGCCGCCTCCGATAACGTGGGAGTAGTGGGCGTTCAGTTCAAGCTCGACGGTGCCAACCTCGGCGCCGAAGATACTACAGCGCCCTACTCTGTCACCTGGAACACCACGACCGCGACCGACGGCGCACACACGCTTAGTGCGGTCGCGCGAGATGCGGCAAACAATACCACCACCTCCGCGGGCGTCTCCGTCAGCGTCAGCAACGCCGCATCCTGCCCCCAGACCGCCCTCAACGTGTCCGCTGCAACCAGCGATGGCGGCTTCGCTTATTTCATCGGAGGATCATTCGGGACCCCCGCCGACAACAGCAGCAACTTCAATCAATCCACGCTCCGTCTGTTCGAGAACAGCCTGGAACTGGGACCCGCGCATTCTATTCACGCGAACATCCGCAACCTCGGACAGGGAAGGTTCAGCCACTGGAGTTCGACGACTGGCACCGGAGAGGCGCTGCGCTTCGCCGCCTCGGACAATACCAATCCCCGGACCAACGGCAGGAGCTACACCTATTGCGTGCCCTAA
- a CDS encoding right-handed parallel beta-helix repeat-containing protein — MSNVALNPLPLVVPIFACIEEGRVRLFGEGNYGVHRMSDQGSASGHRGSYNSFWLPFINVLISTSREKLRTFILLSLFVLTPTLVNAKTYYVAPNGSNSSAGTQAQPFATLQKAHDVAVASDTIYLRGGTYFPSAQTKITRSGSRGNYIKVWAYPGEAPVIDAINHTSGSAPYMIRMTNASWWHIKGLELKNGAIGGIHAVGSSNNNVFENNNIHHYGRLLAGGGSGAIAIYGTSANNTVLNNDAHDNDDALGSGGAADGILLVTTGSGNVVRGNRVWRNSDDGIDMWNSAPALIENNWSWENGYKGDALTPRGNGNGFKLGGNAAGDGGHTLKNNVAWRNRTLGFHNNGGDLPLTVYNNTAWGNGEHNFLFSKPSTFRNNISFGVLGKITGSDTYNSWTLGVNVSAADFSSLNYTIARGPRNADGSLPSSHFLRLVAGSNLIDRGVKVGIPYVGSAPDLGAFEYGGR, encoded by the coding sequence ATGAGCAACGTTGCATTAAATCCACTTCCTCTCGTTGTCCCGATCTTTGCCTGCATAGAGGAGGGACGCGTGCGTCTGTTCGGCGAGGGCAACTATGGGGTACACAGGATGAGCGATCAAGGCTCGGCGAGCGGGCATAGGGGATCATATAATTCGTTCTGGCTACCTTTTATCAACGTCCTTATAAGCACAAGTCGGGAGAAGTTACGTACTTTTATTCTACTCAGCCTTTTTGTACTCACGCCAACTTTAGTTAATGCGAAAACATACTATGTTGCCCCGAACGGTTCGAACTCGAGCGCCGGGACGCAAGCGCAGCCTTTCGCCACCCTACAGAAGGCGCACGATGTGGCAGTTGCGAGCGACACCATCTACCTGCGCGGCGGCACGTACTTTCCTTCCGCGCAGACAAAAATTACCCGAAGCGGAAGCCGCGGGAATTACATCAAGGTATGGGCATATCCGGGCGAAGCACCAGTAATCGACGCGATCAATCATACCTCTGGGAGCGCCCCGTACATGATTCGAATGACCAATGCTTCCTGGTGGCACATCAAAGGGCTTGAGTTGAAGAATGGCGCCATAGGAGGCATCCATGCGGTAGGGAGTTCAAATAACAATGTTTTTGAAAACAATAACATTCATCATTACGGCCGTCTTTTAGCCGGTGGGGGCTCGGGGGCGATAGCGATTTATGGCACCTCCGCTAACAATACCGTCCTCAACAATGACGCACATGATAACGATGATGCCTTAGGTTCTGGAGGCGCTGCGGACGGTATTCTCCTAGTGACTACTGGTAGTGGAAATGTCGTCCGCGGCAACCGCGTCTGGCGCAACTCCGATGACGGGATTGATATGTGGAATTCAGCGCCTGCTCTGATTGAGAATAACTGGTCCTGGGAGAATGGGTATAAAGGTGATGCCCTGACGCCGCGCGGGAATGGGAACGGTTTTAAGTTGGGAGGAAACGCTGCTGGGGACGGCGGTCATACGTTGAAAAACAATGTCGCGTGGAGGAACCGAACACTCGGATTCCATAACAATGGCGGAGACTTACCGCTGACTGTGTATAACAATACTGCTTGGGGCAACGGAGAACATAACTTTCTGTTTAGTAAGCCATCCACGTTCCGCAATAACATCTCTTTCGGTGTCCTCGGTAAGATAACCGGGTCAGACACATATAACTCCTGGACGCTAGGAGTCAATGTGTCCGCGGCCGACTTCTCGTCCCTCAATTACACCATTGCACGCGGTCCTCGCAATGCTGATGGATCATTGCCATCGAGCCATTTTCTCAGACTCGTTGCCGGCAGCAATCTTATCGACAGGGGTGTGAAAGTCGGCATCCCTTACGTCGGAAGCGCCCCTGACCTTGGAGCGTTTGAGTATGGTGGGAGGTAA